A genomic window from Engraulis encrasicolus isolate BLACKSEA-1 chromosome 14, IST_EnEncr_1.0, whole genome shotgun sequence includes:
- the asb14a gene encoding dynein axonemal heavy chain 12 isoform X3, whose translation MEIRGDEAALRQLTHKQEAFAEEDSRGWVALHEAASQKNYTLLELTLAASPQDTVQRRSCDGKTPLFLSVDKGLVENASFLIDKGSSLNVLDSDGNSPLVIAVRNNNLDMMNLLLGMGADVNQEGANCRTVLHEAARLGRQELVEELLRAGARPDPRSAYCLTPLALAAQIGHEGIVRTLLKKGADVQSKAQDNATILFEAAASGNPKVISLLLEHGSDPNVPKHNGQLPIHRLAHRGHMQALTILLEVTSDEAVDKSGMSPLHCATAGGHTECLEMLLSAGYDPNYRLASWVSRHYDDERKSALFFAVTNEDLRSVKILLEAGALPNQDPIKCLQVALRSGNYELINVLLRHGANVNYFSTVNPAHFPSALQHALKDDVLLRMLFNYGYDIKLCFDCPYGQGSHTPLDYEGWSNTVIKDAMFCEVITLSWIKHLCGHVVRVMMDYVDHIVLCSKLKAALVDQKEWQDICQIQENARPLQHLCRLKIRNCLGRLRLRAPVFMSFLPLPDRLKEYILYREYDLYGHRKQHATT comes from the exons CTTCCCCTCAGGATACAGTACAGAGGCGATCATGCGATGGGAAGACGCCGCTCTTCCTGTCGGTGGACAAGGGCCTGGTTGAGAACGCCTCCTTTCTGATTGACAAGGGCAGCAGTTTGAATGTTCTGGACAGTGATGGGAACAGCCCTCTTGTCATAG CTGTGCGAAACAACAATCTGGACATGATGAATCTACTGCTGGGAATGGGTGCCGATGTGAATCAAGAGGGAGCGAACTGCAGGACCGTCCTGCACGAGGCCGCCCGTCTGGGGCGACAGGAGCTTGTGGAGGAGCTGCTGAGAGCCGGAGCCCGGCCGGACCCCCGCAGTGCTTACTGCCTCACACCACTGGCCCTCGCCGCTCAAATAGGACACGAGGGGATTGTGCGAACTTTATTAAAAAAAG GGGCTGATGTTCAGTCTAAAGCACAAGACAACGCTACGATTCTGTTTGAAGCTGCTGCGTCTGGCAACCCCAAGGTCATCTCCCTGCTGCTGGAGCACGGGTCCGACCCCAATGTGCCAAAACACAACGGGCAGCTACCCATCCACAGGCTGGCACACCGTGGACATATGCA GGCGCTGACTATCCTGCTCGAGGTGACGTCGGATGAGGCGGTGGATAAGAGTGGCATGAGTCCCCTGCACTGTGCCACTGCTGGCGGGCACACAGAGTGTTTGGAGATGCTGCTGTCGGCAGGATACGACCCCAACTACAGGCTGGCCTCCTGGGTCAGCCGTCACTATGACGACGAACGGAAGTCTGCGCTGTTCTTCGCCGTGACCAATGAAGACTTGCGCTCGGTCAAGATCCTTTTAGAGGCGGGCGCGCTGCCCAACCAAGACCCCATCAAGTGCCTGCAG GTGGCCCTGCGGAGCGGTAATTATGAGTTGATCAACGTGCTGCTCCGCCACGGGGCCAACGTGAATTACTTCTCAACTGTAAATCCTGCACATTTCCCCTCGGCATTGCAGCATGCTCTCAAGGACGATGTCCTCCTCCGAATGCTGTTTAATTACGGCTATGACATCAAACTGTGTTTTGACTGCCCCTACGGGCAGGGGTCCCACACACCGCTTGACTACGAGGGCTGGAGCAACACAGTCATCAAGGATGCCATG TTTTGTGAAGTTATTACATTGAGCTGGATAAAGCATCTGTGTGGGCACGTGGTGCGCGTCATGATGGATTATGTTGACCACATCGTCTTGTGCTCCAAACTCAAGGCTGCTCTGGTGGACCAGAAAGAGTGGCAGGATATCTGTCAGATTCAAG AAAATGCGCGGCCCCTGCAGCACCTCTGTCGGCTGAAGATCAGGAATTGTCTGGGCCGCCTGCGTCTCCGAGCTCCTGTCTTCATGAGCTTCCTGCCTCTTCCAGACCGTCTGAAAGAATATATCCTGTATCGTGAATACGACCTCTATGGACACAGAAAACAACATGCAACAACGTGA